A single genomic interval of Dysidea avara chromosome 6, odDysAvar1.4, whole genome shotgun sequence harbors:
- the LOC136257668 gene encoding ubiquitin carboxyl-terminal hydrolase 16-like isoform X2, which translates to MDERQEPVEEEKTADQEGPECARYCCMALLILFPPYWLYRLVRGIYLSISYEEEDESHESTGKSDRPEEWVETKDHPSNGPVENDGDHPSDGQNDQWVSPPPYKVIGIENHGSTCFASSMLQAINQTEELHYLYVLRNYRKLYLTPSNSESVLVVAEPSKVSEALKELFCQFKNNAYVDPQHLLKQLGSRHPRFIQGSQEDSHEALRSLLDDIKTEEIEKVKKEIRSQFNVTGNPRSQERLSKEEKAELKGYLRSASKVPVAVGEAVGGATISTTICHVCHNVLQNTEPFFDISLPIPISSANNKAATYQHLPPMLGNEIDQCAVDILDHSTLYVSKRKRSSDHLPNYTSSKRHKDLSTVPKNVPHSEYKQLSTPASSQHTFNYSSSTLEESKMLASKKNLSHNMIVKDKAAFQNHLESNHFKYQNKSINQGKHLTDLEHSLMMYTDLDVLDEDNKFICAKCTESNKSARPDASDDEVLALCQVSKQIMIHQLPPVLILHIKRFKIGPYSVTKDSKYVSFPPILDVAPYCTTDCLEEWGDSSSKILYGLYAVVVHHGSTLHSGHYVAYVKSRPAKKGRAHHGDDQSKGNYDEAFCDKGQWHYTSDTHVHECQFSDVQKNKAYILFYELLPKV; encoded by the exons ATGGATGAAAG ACAAGAGCCTGTTGAAGAAGAAAAGACAGCTGATCAAGAAG GACCAGAGTGTGCAAGGTATTGCTGCATGGCATTATTAATACTTTTTCCTCCTTACTGGTTGTATCGACTTGTTCGTGGAATATACTTGAGTATTAG CTATGAAGAAGAGGATGAAAGTCATGAAAGCACGGGTAAATCAGATAGACCAGAAGAATGGGTGGAGACCAAAGATCACCCTTCTAATGGACCAGTGGAAAATGATGGAGATCACCCTTCTGATG GTCAAAATGATCAATGGGTTTCACCACCTCCTTACAAAGTTATT GGAATTGAAAATCATGGTAGTACATGCTTCGCTTCCTCCATGCTTCAG GCAATCAATCAAACTGAAGAGCTGCATTACTTGTATGTCTTAAGAAACTACCGAAAGCTTTATTTGACTCCCAGCAACTCAGAAAGT GTTTTGGTTGTGGCTGAGCCAAGTAAAGTATCTGAAGCACTGAAGGAGTTGTTTTGTCAATTCAAGAATAATGCTTACGTGGATCCACAGCATTTGCTTAAACAACTGGGCAGTAG ACATCCTCGCTTCATACAAGGAAGCCAAGAAGACAGCCATGAAGCACTACGGTCCCTGCTGGATGATATtaaaactgaagaaattgag AAAGTTAAGAAGGAAATCAGATCACAGTTTAATGTGACAGGCAACCCCAGATCACAAGAACGTTTAAGCAAGGAAGAGAAAGCAGAATTAAAAG GATATTTGAGAAGTGCATCAAAAGTTCCAGTTGCAGTTGGTGAAGCTGTAGGAGGTGCTACAATTAGTACCACCATATGCCATGTATGCCATAAT GTATTGCAAAATACAGAGCCATTTTTTGACATCTCACTGCCTATACCTATTAGCTCAGCAAACAAT AAAGCTGCAACATACCAACATTTACCACCAATGCTTGGGAATGAGATTGATCAATGTGCTGTAGATATTCTAGATCACTCTACACTTTACGTTTCTAAAAGAAAACGGAGTTCAGACCATCTACCCAACTACACTAGCTCTAAAAGACACAAAGATTTGTCTACTGTACCTAAAAATGTGCCACACAGTGAATATAAGCAATTATCCACTCCTGCATCATCACAACACACTTTTAATTATTCATCCTCAACTTTAGAagagagcaaaatgctggcatcaAAGAAAAATCTTTCTCACAACATGATAGTGAAAGACAAAGCTGCTTTTCAGAACCATCTTGAAAGCAACCATTTCAAGTACCAAAATAAAAGCATTAACCAAGGAAAACACCTTACAGATTTGGAGCACAGCCTGATGATGTACACTGACTTGGATGTACTTGATGAAGACAACAAATTCATTTGTGCTAAATGCACTGAAAGCAACAAAA GTGCTAGGCCTGATGCAAGTGATGATGAGGTACTAGCTCTATGCCAAGTCAGTAAACAGATCATGATACACCAACTACCACCAGTACTCATCCTACACATCAAGAGGTTCAAAATTGGTCCTTACAGTGTGACCAAAGACAGCAAGTATGTTTCATTTCCTCCCATACTGGATGTGGCTCCATACTGCACCACTGATTGTCTGGAG GAATGGGGTGATTCAAGCAGCAAGATCCTCTATGGCCTGTATGCTGTAGTAGTCCACCATGGCAGCACACTACACAGTGGTCACTATGTAGCCTATGTGAAGTCACGACCAGCAAAGAAGGGAAGAGCACATCATGGTGATGACCAGAGCAAAGGCAATTACGATGAAGCATTTTGTGATAAAGGACAGTGGCACTATACCAGTGATACTCATGTTCATGAGTGTCAGTTTAGTGATGTCCAGAAAAATAAAGCATACATTTTATTTTATGAGCTGTTGCCAAAAGTTTAG
- the LOC136257668 gene encoding ubiquitin carboxyl-terminal hydrolase 16-like isoform X4, with product MDERQEPVEEEKTADQEGPECASYEEEDESHESTGKSDRPEEWVETKDHPSNGPVENDGDHPSDGQNDQWVSPPPYKVIGIENHGSTCFASSMLQAINQTEELHYLYVLRNYRKLYLTPSNSESVLVVAEPSKVSEALKELFCQFKNNAYVDPQHLLKQLGSRHPRFIQGSQEDSHEALRSLLDDIKTEEIEKVKKEIRSQFNVTGNPRSQERLSKEEKAELKGYLRSASKVPVAVGEAVGGATISTTICHVCHNVLQNTEPFFDISLPIPISSANNKAATYQHLPPMLGNEIDQCAVDILDHSTLYVSKRKRSSDHLPNYTSSKRHKDLSTVPKNVPHSEYKQLSTPASSQHTFNYSSSTLEESKMLASKKNLSHNMIVKDKAAFQNHLESNHFKYQNKSINQGKHLTDLEHSLMMYTDLDVLDEDNKFICAKCTESNKSARPDASDDEVLALCQVSKQIMIHQLPPVLILHIKRFKIGPYSVTKDSKYVSFPPILDVAPYCTTDCLEEWGDSSSKILYGLYAVVVHHGSTLHSGHYVAYVKSRPAKKGRAHHGDDQSKGNYDEAFCDKGQWHYTSDTHVHECQFSDVQKNKAYILFYELLPKV from the exons ATGGATGAAAG ACAAGAGCCTGTTGAAGAAGAAAAGACAGCTGATCAAGAAG GACCAGAGTGTGCAAG CTATGAAGAAGAGGATGAAAGTCATGAAAGCACGGGTAAATCAGATAGACCAGAAGAATGGGTGGAGACCAAAGATCACCCTTCTAATGGACCAGTGGAAAATGATGGAGATCACCCTTCTGATG GTCAAAATGATCAATGGGTTTCACCACCTCCTTACAAAGTTATT GGAATTGAAAATCATGGTAGTACATGCTTCGCTTCCTCCATGCTTCAG GCAATCAATCAAACTGAAGAGCTGCATTACTTGTATGTCTTAAGAAACTACCGAAAGCTTTATTTGACTCCCAGCAACTCAGAAAGT GTTTTGGTTGTGGCTGAGCCAAGTAAAGTATCTGAAGCACTGAAGGAGTTGTTTTGTCAATTCAAGAATAATGCTTACGTGGATCCACAGCATTTGCTTAAACAACTGGGCAGTAG ACATCCTCGCTTCATACAAGGAAGCCAAGAAGACAGCCATGAAGCACTACGGTCCCTGCTGGATGATATtaaaactgaagaaattgag AAAGTTAAGAAGGAAATCAGATCACAGTTTAATGTGACAGGCAACCCCAGATCACAAGAACGTTTAAGCAAGGAAGAGAAAGCAGAATTAAAAG GATATTTGAGAAGTGCATCAAAAGTTCCAGTTGCAGTTGGTGAAGCTGTAGGAGGTGCTACAATTAGTACCACCATATGCCATGTATGCCATAAT GTATTGCAAAATACAGAGCCATTTTTTGACATCTCACTGCCTATACCTATTAGCTCAGCAAACAAT AAAGCTGCAACATACCAACATTTACCACCAATGCTTGGGAATGAGATTGATCAATGTGCTGTAGATATTCTAGATCACTCTACACTTTACGTTTCTAAAAGAAAACGGAGTTCAGACCATCTACCCAACTACACTAGCTCTAAAAGACACAAAGATTTGTCTACTGTACCTAAAAATGTGCCACACAGTGAATATAAGCAATTATCCACTCCTGCATCATCACAACACACTTTTAATTATTCATCCTCAACTTTAGAagagagcaaaatgctggcatcaAAGAAAAATCTTTCTCACAACATGATAGTGAAAGACAAAGCTGCTTTTCAGAACCATCTTGAAAGCAACCATTTCAAGTACCAAAATAAAAGCATTAACCAAGGAAAACACCTTACAGATTTGGAGCACAGCCTGATGATGTACACTGACTTGGATGTACTTGATGAAGACAACAAATTCATTTGTGCTAAATGCACTGAAAGCAACAAAA GTGCTAGGCCTGATGCAAGTGATGATGAGGTACTAGCTCTATGCCAAGTCAGTAAACAGATCATGATACACCAACTACCACCAGTACTCATCCTACACATCAAGAGGTTCAAAATTGGTCCTTACAGTGTGACCAAAGACAGCAAGTATGTTTCATTTCCTCCCATACTGGATGTGGCTCCATACTGCACCACTGATTGTCTGGAG GAATGGGGTGATTCAAGCAGCAAGATCCTCTATGGCCTGTATGCTGTAGTAGTCCACCATGGCAGCACACTACACAGTGGTCACTATGTAGCCTATGTGAAGTCACGACCAGCAAAGAAGGGAAGAGCACATCATGGTGATGACCAGAGCAAAGGCAATTACGATGAAGCATTTTGTGATAAAGGACAGTGGCACTATACCAGTGATACTCATGTTCATGAGTGTCAGTTTAGTGATGTCCAGAAAAATAAAGCATACATTTTATTTTATGAGCTGTTGCCAAAAGTTTAG
- the LOC136257668 gene encoding ubiquitin carboxyl-terminal hydrolase 16-like isoform X3: MDERQEPVEEEKTADQEGPECASINCSYEEEDESHESTGKSDRPEEWVETKDHPSNGPVENDGDHPSDGQNDQWVSPPPYKVIGIENHGSTCFASSMLQAINQTEELHYLYVLRNYRKLYLTPSNSESVLVVAEPSKVSEALKELFCQFKNNAYVDPQHLLKQLGSRHPRFIQGSQEDSHEALRSLLDDIKTEEIEKVKKEIRSQFNVTGNPRSQERLSKEEKAELKGYLRSASKVPVAVGEAVGGATISTTICHVCHNVLQNTEPFFDISLPIPISSANNKAATYQHLPPMLGNEIDQCAVDILDHSTLYVSKRKRSSDHLPNYTSSKRHKDLSTVPKNVPHSEYKQLSTPASSQHTFNYSSSTLEESKMLASKKNLSHNMIVKDKAAFQNHLESNHFKYQNKSINQGKHLTDLEHSLMMYTDLDVLDEDNKFICAKCTESNKSARPDASDDEVLALCQVSKQIMIHQLPPVLILHIKRFKIGPYSVTKDSKYVSFPPILDVAPYCTTDCLEEWGDSSSKILYGLYAVVVHHGSTLHSGHYVAYVKSRPAKKGRAHHGDDQSKGNYDEAFCDKGQWHYTSDTHVHECQFSDVQKNKAYILFYELLPKV; encoded by the exons ATGGATGAAAG ACAAGAGCCTGTTGAAGAAGAAAAGACAGCTGATCAAGAAG GACCAGAGTGTGCAAG TATAAATTGTAGCTATGAAGAAGAGGATGAAAGTCATGAAAGCACGGGTAAATCAGATAGACCAGAAGAATGGGTGGAGACCAAAGATCACCCTTCTAATGGACCAGTGGAAAATGATGGAGATCACCCTTCTGATG GTCAAAATGATCAATGGGTTTCACCACCTCCTTACAAAGTTATT GGAATTGAAAATCATGGTAGTACATGCTTCGCTTCCTCCATGCTTCAG GCAATCAATCAAACTGAAGAGCTGCATTACTTGTATGTCTTAAGAAACTACCGAAAGCTTTATTTGACTCCCAGCAACTCAGAAAGT GTTTTGGTTGTGGCTGAGCCAAGTAAAGTATCTGAAGCACTGAAGGAGTTGTTTTGTCAATTCAAGAATAATGCTTACGTGGATCCACAGCATTTGCTTAAACAACTGGGCAGTAG ACATCCTCGCTTCATACAAGGAAGCCAAGAAGACAGCCATGAAGCACTACGGTCCCTGCTGGATGATATtaaaactgaagaaattgag AAAGTTAAGAAGGAAATCAGATCACAGTTTAATGTGACAGGCAACCCCAGATCACAAGAACGTTTAAGCAAGGAAGAGAAAGCAGAATTAAAAG GATATTTGAGAAGTGCATCAAAAGTTCCAGTTGCAGTTGGTGAAGCTGTAGGAGGTGCTACAATTAGTACCACCATATGCCATGTATGCCATAAT GTATTGCAAAATACAGAGCCATTTTTTGACATCTCACTGCCTATACCTATTAGCTCAGCAAACAAT AAAGCTGCAACATACCAACATTTACCACCAATGCTTGGGAATGAGATTGATCAATGTGCTGTAGATATTCTAGATCACTCTACACTTTACGTTTCTAAAAGAAAACGGAGTTCAGACCATCTACCCAACTACACTAGCTCTAAAAGACACAAAGATTTGTCTACTGTACCTAAAAATGTGCCACACAGTGAATATAAGCAATTATCCACTCCTGCATCATCACAACACACTTTTAATTATTCATCCTCAACTTTAGAagagagcaaaatgctggcatcaAAGAAAAATCTTTCTCACAACATGATAGTGAAAGACAAAGCTGCTTTTCAGAACCATCTTGAAAGCAACCATTTCAAGTACCAAAATAAAAGCATTAACCAAGGAAAACACCTTACAGATTTGGAGCACAGCCTGATGATGTACACTGACTTGGATGTACTTGATGAAGACAACAAATTCATTTGTGCTAAATGCACTGAAAGCAACAAAA GTGCTAGGCCTGATGCAAGTGATGATGAGGTACTAGCTCTATGCCAAGTCAGTAAACAGATCATGATACACCAACTACCACCAGTACTCATCCTACACATCAAGAGGTTCAAAATTGGTCCTTACAGTGTGACCAAAGACAGCAAGTATGTTTCATTTCCTCCCATACTGGATGTGGCTCCATACTGCACCACTGATTGTCTGGAG GAATGGGGTGATTCAAGCAGCAAGATCCTCTATGGCCTGTATGCTGTAGTAGTCCACCATGGCAGCACACTACACAGTGGTCACTATGTAGCCTATGTGAAGTCACGACCAGCAAAGAAGGGAAGAGCACATCATGGTGATGACCAGAGCAAAGGCAATTACGATGAAGCATTTTGTGATAAAGGACAGTGGCACTATACCAGTGATACTCATGTTCATGAGTGTCAGTTTAGTGATGTCCAGAAAAATAAAGCATACATTTTATTTTATGAGCTGTTGCCAAAAGTTTAG
- the LOC136257668 gene encoding ubiquitin carboxyl-terminal hydrolase 16-like isoform X1 — protein MDERQEPVEEEKTADQEGPECARYCCMALLILFPPYWLYRLVRGIYLSISINCSYEEEDESHESTGKSDRPEEWVETKDHPSNGPVENDGDHPSDGQNDQWVSPPPYKVIGIENHGSTCFASSMLQAINQTEELHYLYVLRNYRKLYLTPSNSESVLVVAEPSKVSEALKELFCQFKNNAYVDPQHLLKQLGSRHPRFIQGSQEDSHEALRSLLDDIKTEEIEKVKKEIRSQFNVTGNPRSQERLSKEEKAELKGYLRSASKVPVAVGEAVGGATISTTICHVCHNVLQNTEPFFDISLPIPISSANNKAATYQHLPPMLGNEIDQCAVDILDHSTLYVSKRKRSSDHLPNYTSSKRHKDLSTVPKNVPHSEYKQLSTPASSQHTFNYSSSTLEESKMLASKKNLSHNMIVKDKAAFQNHLESNHFKYQNKSINQGKHLTDLEHSLMMYTDLDVLDEDNKFICAKCTESNKSARPDASDDEVLALCQVSKQIMIHQLPPVLILHIKRFKIGPYSVTKDSKYVSFPPILDVAPYCTTDCLEEWGDSSSKILYGLYAVVVHHGSTLHSGHYVAYVKSRPAKKGRAHHGDDQSKGNYDEAFCDKGQWHYTSDTHVHECQFSDVQKNKAYILFYELLPKV, from the exons ATGGATGAAAG ACAAGAGCCTGTTGAAGAAGAAAAGACAGCTGATCAAGAAG GACCAGAGTGTGCAAGGTATTGCTGCATGGCATTATTAATACTTTTTCCTCCTTACTGGTTGTATCGACTTGTTCGTGGAATATACTTGAGTATTAG TATAAATTGTAGCTATGAAGAAGAGGATGAAAGTCATGAAAGCACGGGTAAATCAGATAGACCAGAAGAATGGGTGGAGACCAAAGATCACCCTTCTAATGGACCAGTGGAAAATGATGGAGATCACCCTTCTGATG GTCAAAATGATCAATGGGTTTCACCACCTCCTTACAAAGTTATT GGAATTGAAAATCATGGTAGTACATGCTTCGCTTCCTCCATGCTTCAG GCAATCAATCAAACTGAAGAGCTGCATTACTTGTATGTCTTAAGAAACTACCGAAAGCTTTATTTGACTCCCAGCAACTCAGAAAGT GTTTTGGTTGTGGCTGAGCCAAGTAAAGTATCTGAAGCACTGAAGGAGTTGTTTTGTCAATTCAAGAATAATGCTTACGTGGATCCACAGCATTTGCTTAAACAACTGGGCAGTAG ACATCCTCGCTTCATACAAGGAAGCCAAGAAGACAGCCATGAAGCACTACGGTCCCTGCTGGATGATATtaaaactgaagaaattgag AAAGTTAAGAAGGAAATCAGATCACAGTTTAATGTGACAGGCAACCCCAGATCACAAGAACGTTTAAGCAAGGAAGAGAAAGCAGAATTAAAAG GATATTTGAGAAGTGCATCAAAAGTTCCAGTTGCAGTTGGTGAAGCTGTAGGAGGTGCTACAATTAGTACCACCATATGCCATGTATGCCATAAT GTATTGCAAAATACAGAGCCATTTTTTGACATCTCACTGCCTATACCTATTAGCTCAGCAAACAAT AAAGCTGCAACATACCAACATTTACCACCAATGCTTGGGAATGAGATTGATCAATGTGCTGTAGATATTCTAGATCACTCTACACTTTACGTTTCTAAAAGAAAACGGAGTTCAGACCATCTACCCAACTACACTAGCTCTAAAAGACACAAAGATTTGTCTACTGTACCTAAAAATGTGCCACACAGTGAATATAAGCAATTATCCACTCCTGCATCATCACAACACACTTTTAATTATTCATCCTCAACTTTAGAagagagcaaaatgctggcatcaAAGAAAAATCTTTCTCACAACATGATAGTGAAAGACAAAGCTGCTTTTCAGAACCATCTTGAAAGCAACCATTTCAAGTACCAAAATAAAAGCATTAACCAAGGAAAACACCTTACAGATTTGGAGCACAGCCTGATGATGTACACTGACTTGGATGTACTTGATGAAGACAACAAATTCATTTGTGCTAAATGCACTGAAAGCAACAAAA GTGCTAGGCCTGATGCAAGTGATGATGAGGTACTAGCTCTATGCCAAGTCAGTAAACAGATCATGATACACCAACTACCACCAGTACTCATCCTACACATCAAGAGGTTCAAAATTGGTCCTTACAGTGTGACCAAAGACAGCAAGTATGTTTCATTTCCTCCCATACTGGATGTGGCTCCATACTGCACCACTGATTGTCTGGAG GAATGGGGTGATTCAAGCAGCAAGATCCTCTATGGCCTGTATGCTGTAGTAGTCCACCATGGCAGCACACTACACAGTGGTCACTATGTAGCCTATGTGAAGTCACGACCAGCAAAGAAGGGAAGAGCACATCATGGTGATGACCAGAGCAAAGGCAATTACGATGAAGCATTTTGTGATAAAGGACAGTGGCACTATACCAGTGATACTCATGTTCATGAGTGTCAGTTTAGTGATGTCCAGAAAAATAAAGCATACATTTTATTTTATGAGCTGTTGCCAAAAGTTTAG